The nucleotide window TATCAAGGAGACGGCGCATGAAGATTGTTGTGGTAGGCGGGACCGGCATGATCGGGTCCAAGCTCGTCGATGCCTTGGCCGGCAGCAGTCTCGAAATCGAGATCGCCTCGCCCTCGCGCGGCGTCGATACGGTCACCGGAGCGGGCCTAGCCGAAGCACTGTCCGGCGCGCAGGTAGTCGTGGACGTCTCCAACTCTCCAACCTTCGATCAGGACGTCGCGCTTGCCTTCTTCCAGGCCTCCGGACGGAACCTGCTCGCTGCCGAGGAGGCCGCGGGCGTCGAGCATCACGTCGCTCTCTCTGCCGTCGGGACCGATCGGCTGCCCGACAGAGGGTATTTCCGAGCCAAGATGATGCAGGAGGTGATCGTGAGAAGCGCAAACTTGCCCCATACGATTGTGAGGTCGACGCCCTTCTTTGAATACATCAACGGAATTGTCGAGACCGCCGCGGAAGGAGACGCGCTTCGCATTTCGCCGGCCCTGATACAGCCCATCGCAGGCGACGATGTCGCGCTGGAGCTGCGCGATGTCGTCCTCGGGCGGGCGCAGAACCGCGAGCTGGAAATCGTGGGGCCGGATCATTTCCGTCTCGACGACCTCGCCCGGCAGATACTGGCCGCGAACGAGGATCCGCGCCCTGTCATTGCCGATCGCCAAGCGCTCTATTTCGGCGCGGTGCTGCGTGATGACAGTCTCATTCCAAGTGGTCATCCACGCTGTGCACGGACGCGGTTCGAGGACTGGCTTCGGCTTTACGTGGCCCAGTCGCTCGCCCCAGCCAATTGAGGCCTGCGGCAGCACCGGCCCGCCGCTCAATCTCGATCTAAACCGCTAGGAAGCGGACGTTCCGAACGTGAGCAATGGGCCAATATCGTCGAGCCGCTCATCCGGGCGAGTTGCGCCAGGAGCGGAAGCTGGGTATTCGACACGAGCGGACATCCTGCGCTGGTCGTACGGGGCTCCCTCAGTCCCCCGTCACTGTTTGCTGTCGAAGAAATTCTCGCAGGCTGTGCCGACGCGCTCGACGGAAGCGTCGTCCAGGTCGAGATGGGTCACCCAGCGCAATGTGCCGTAACGTCCGCTGACGGCGATGCCGCGGTCGCGGAGGAAGGCGGCGAAAGCGCTGGTATCAAGCGCTTTTGGTGTCATGAACACCATGTTTGTGCGCGCTGGCCCCGCGCCGAGCGCAGGAAAACGGGCCAGCACCTTCGCGAGATCAGCAGCGCGTCGGTGGTCCTCGCCGAGCCGCGCTACGTTGTGCTCCAGAGCATGGATTGCGGCCGCGGCGATCACGCCGGTCTGGCGCATGCCGCCGCCCAGCATTTTCCTGATGCGGCGGGCCTTCTCGATGAAATCCTTCGGGCCCACGAGGATGGAGCCGATCGGCGCTCCCAGTCCCTTCGACAGGCACAGGGATACCGTGTCGAACTGCCCGGCGATCCACGCCGCGTCCCGGTTGCTTGCCGCGGCGGCGTTCATCAGCCGGGCTCCGTCGAGATGGGTCGCAAGGCCACGGGAACGGGCGAGCTGGGTTGCTGCCTCCAGATAGGCATCGGGCAGGACCAGCCCGTTGAAGGTGTTCTCCAGCGCCAGCAGCCGCGTGACAGCGAAGTGGAAATCTTTCGGCTTTATCGCGTTGGCGATGGCGTCGAGAGCGATCGTCCCATCGGGCTCATTGGGGAGGGGTTGCGGCTGGATCGAGCCCAGCACAGCCGCTCCACCGCCTTCCAGCCGATAGGTATGAGCCATCTGGCCGACGAGATACTCGTCACCACGACCGCAATGGGCCATCAACCCGGCGAGATTTGCCTGGGTGCCCGTGGGGAAGAAGAGGGCGGCTTCCTTGTCCAACCGCTCCGCGGTCTTGGCTTCCAGGCGCTTGGTCGTCGGGCAATCGTCATAGACCGCGTCGCCCACGTCGGCAGCCGCCATGGCGGCGCGCATGCTTTCACCGGGGCGCGTCACCGTGTCCGAGCGGAAGTCATCTACTATCATCGATCCGATCCTCGCAGGCTGTGCGTTCACCCTATCGGGAGATCAACTGGCCCATCATGCAAAAGTGGGGCGGCGAAGATCGGAGGATGCATCCCGGAATTCTACTTCCGGTACGGTCGCTATTGTCTGCTTCCCGGAAGGAAGAACGGCGCCTACATTCCTTGTTCGCGGCCGACGCCTTAGCAAAAACAAGGGCTTGCGCCCTTAAACGCGTTCAGGATTCGAGCTTCGCCGGAGCCATTCCGCCTGTCACTGGGAAATCCTTAAGCATGCCTTTGGGCAGTGCGCGATGATGCCGACGCCGCTGACGTCTCCGAGCTGCCCGAAGGGGGCTTTATATTTGGCACGCGTCCTTAACACGGGCTTCGGACTTAACGGCCCGTCAGACCTTCGGGGCCGGCAGACATGTGGAATTTTCGAGGGAGACGCCGTCCTCCATCGCGCGAAGCTCGACATAGCGAAGCCGAGTGCTGGCCGTGTTTGGCAAGCCAGTCTCTG belongs to Bosea sp. NBC_00550 and includes:
- the ltaE gene encoding low-specificity L-threonine aldolase, whose product is MIVDDFRSDTVTRPGESMRAAMAAADVGDAVYDDCPTTKRLEAKTAERLDKEAALFFPTGTQANLAGLMAHCGRGDEYLVGQMAHTYRLEGGGAAVLGSIQPQPLPNEPDGTIALDAIANAIKPKDFHFAVTRLLALENTFNGLVLPDAYLEAATQLARSRGLATHLDGARLMNAAAASNRDAAWIAGQFDTVSLCLSKGLGAPIGSILVGPKDFIEKARRIRKMLGGGMRQTGVIAAAAIHALEHNVARLGEDHRRAADLAKVLARFPALGAGPARTNMVFMTPKALDTSAFAAFLRDRGIAVSGRYGTLRWVTHLDLDDASVERVGTACENFFDSKQ
- a CDS encoding SDR family oxidoreductase — translated: MKIVVVGGTGMIGSKLVDALAGSSLEIEIASPSRGVDTVTGAGLAEALSGAQVVVDVSNSPTFDQDVALAFFQASGRNLLAAEEAAGVEHHVALSAVGTDRLPDRGYFRAKMMQEVIVRSANLPHTIVRSTPFFEYINGIVETAAEGDALRISPALIQPIAGDDVALELRDVVLGRAQNRELEIVGPDHFRLDDLARQILAANEDPRPVIADRQALYFGAVLRDDSLIPSGHPRCARTRFEDWLRLYVAQSLAPAN